From Salinibacterium sp. ZJ450, one genomic window encodes:
- the fgd gene encoding glucose-6-phosphate dehydrogenase (coenzyme-F420): MLKLGLKASAEQFAPRELVELGVMAEEYGLDSVTASDHFQPWRHKGGHAPFSLAWMTAVGERTKQVQIGTSVMTPTFRYNPAVVAQAFATMGCLYPGRIILGVGTGEALNEIATGFRGEWPEFKERLARLRESVDLMRQLWTGDRVDFEGEYYSTKGASIYDVPEGGIPIYIAAGGPVVARYAGRAGDGFICTSGKGMELYTEQLLPAVAEGAAKAGRNFDDLDRMIEIKISYDTDPDAALENTRFWAPLSLSAEQKHSIEDPIEMEAAADALPIEQIAKRWIVASDPDQALEQIQPYLDAGLNHLVFHSPGHDQKRFLDLFRSDLAPRLRALS, from the coding sequence GTGCTGAAACTGGGATTGAAGGCGTCTGCTGAGCAGTTCGCGCCGCGTGAGCTGGTCGAGCTCGGGGTGATGGCGGAGGAGTACGGGTTGGACAGCGTCACCGCCAGCGACCACTTCCAGCCGTGGCGGCACAAGGGCGGGCACGCTCCGTTCTCGCTGGCCTGGATGACCGCGGTCGGCGAGCGCACCAAGCAGGTGCAGATCGGCACCTCGGTGATGACCCCGACGTTCCGCTACAACCCGGCGGTGGTGGCGCAGGCGTTCGCGACCATGGGCTGTCTCTACCCCGGCCGCATCATCCTCGGGGTGGGCACCGGTGAGGCGTTGAACGAGATCGCCACCGGGTTCCGCGGCGAGTGGCCCGAGTTCAAGGAACGCCTGGCCCGGCTGCGGGAGTCGGTCGACCTGATGCGGCAACTGTGGACCGGCGACCGGGTCGACTTCGAGGGGGAGTACTACTCCACCAAGGGCGCCTCGATCTACGACGTGCCGGAGGGCGGCATCCCGATCTACATCGCCGCCGGCGGCCCGGTGGTGGCGCGCTACGCCGGGCGGGCCGGCGACGGCTTCATCTGCACGTCCGGCAAGGGCATGGAGCTGTACACCGAGCAGCTGCTGCCCGCGGTCGCGGAAGGCGCCGCGAAGGCCGGCCGCAACTTCGATGACCTCGACCGGATGATCGAGATCAAGATCTCCTACGACACCGACCCGGATGCCGCGCTGGAAAACACCCGGTTCTGGGCTCCGTTGTCGCTCAGCGCCGAGCAGAAGCACTCGATCGAGGACCCGATCGAGATGGAGGCGGCGGCCGATGCGCTGCCGATCGAGCAGATCGCGAAACGCTGGATCGTGGCATCCGACCCCGACCAGGCGTTGGAGCAGATCCAGCCGTACCTCGACGCGGGGTTGAACCACCTGGTGTTCCACTCGCCCGGCCACGACCAGAAGCGGTTCCTCGACCTGTTCCGCAGCGACCTGGCCCCGAGACTGCGCGCGCTCAGCTAA
- a CDS encoding thiolase family protein produces MNSTDKVVIVNGARTPIGSFGGVFRDTAGYLLGAQASVEALRRAGVSGDEVDEVIMGCIGQVGPDAYNARRVALEAGLPKNTPAYTVNRLCGSGLQSIWSGAMQLMWGAQSGGANVVLAGGNENMSRMPFYDFNARYNDRLGDRTLQDGTIAMLTDPFSNKHMGVTAENVATKYGVSRQQQDEFALESQRRAATDAAKAAFAEEIVPVTTAGRKPVEVSVDEHPRPDTTLEVLAGLRPAFQAEGTVTAGNASGINDGAASVVLMRESDVRDRGLTGLATIEHVTTAAMEPELMGYAPTLALNKLFEDTGLSPADVGSVELNEAFASQAVAVIRDAGLDPERTNPYGGAIALGHPVGATGTILTLRLALDLQRRDLEYGVVTMCIGGGQALAALIRRYDA; encoded by the coding sequence GTGAACAGCACCGACAAAGTCGTCATCGTGAACGGCGCCCGCACGCCGATCGGCAGCTTCGGCGGGGTGTTCCGCGACACCGCCGGCTACCTCCTCGGCGCGCAAGCGAGCGTCGAGGCGCTGCGTCGCGCGGGCGTCAGCGGCGACGAGGTGGACGAGGTGATCATGGGCTGCATCGGCCAGGTCGGCCCGGATGCCTACAACGCTCGCCGGGTGGCGCTTGAGGCTGGGCTGCCGAAGAACACTCCCGCGTACACCGTGAACCGACTCTGCGGAAGCGGCCTGCAGTCGATCTGGTCTGGTGCGATGCAGCTCATGTGGGGCGCGCAGTCCGGCGGGGCAAACGTCGTGCTCGCGGGCGGCAACGAGAACATGAGCCGCATGCCGTTCTACGATTTCAACGCCCGCTACAACGACAGGCTCGGCGACCGCACCCTGCAGGATGGCACGATCGCCATGCTCACCGACCCGTTCAGCAACAAGCACATGGGCGTCACCGCCGAGAACGTGGCCACCAAGTACGGTGTGTCCCGGCAGCAGCAGGACGAGTTCGCGCTCGAGAGCCAGCGACGGGCAGCAACGGATGCCGCGAAGGCCGCGTTCGCCGAGGAAATCGTGCCCGTGACCACCGCCGGCCGGAAACCGGTCGAGGTCAGCGTCGACGAGCACCCCAGGCCGGACACGACCCTGGAGGTGCTCGCAGGGCTCCGGCCCGCCTTCCAGGCGGAGGGCACCGTCACCGCGGGTAATGCGTCCGGGATCAATGATGGCGCGGCATCCGTCGTCCTCATGAGGGAGAGCGACGTGCGCGACCGTGGTCTCACGGGGCTTGCCACGATTGAGCATGTCACCACGGCGGCGATGGAACCGGAGCTGATGGGCTACGCGCCCACCCTCGCCCTGAACAAGCTGTTCGAGGACACCGGGCTGAGCCCGGCGGATGTCGGCAGCGTCGAGCTCAACGAAGCCTTCGCCTCCCAGGCCGTCGCCGTGATCCGCGACGCCGGGCTCGACCCGGAACGCACCAACCCCTACGGCGGCGCCATCGCGCTCGGGCACCCGGTGGGCGCCACCGGCACCATCCTGACCCTGCGCCTCGCCCTCGACCTGCAGCGCCGCGATCTTGAGTACGGTGTTGTCACGATGTGCATCGGTGGTGGGCAGGCGCTTGCGGCGCTGATCCGGCGCTACGACGCGTAA
- the rbfA gene encoding 30S ribosome-binding factor RbfA, with the protein MADPQRARKMADRIKEIVARRLERGIKDPRLGFLTITDVKVTGDLQHASIFYTVYGSDEERDDTAAALKSATGMLRSEVGKNITARLTPSLEFIHDALPENAEHISKLLDEARLRDAESQNLAASAQYAGDEDPYVKPRVIGEDAEAQAEEDAGFDEEPPR; encoded by the coding sequence ATGGCTGATCCACAGCGCGCCCGTAAAATGGCCGACCGCATCAAGGAGATCGTCGCCAGGCGGCTCGAGCGGGGGATCAAGGACCCACGGCTCGGCTTCCTCACCATCACCGATGTCAAGGTGACCGGCGACCTGCAGCACGCCTCCATCTTCTACACCGTGTACGGCAGCGACGAGGAACGCGACGACACCGCCGCCGCCCTGAAGTCGGCGACCGGGATGCTGCGCAGCGAGGTGGGCAAGAACATCACCGCACGCCTCACGCCGTCGCTGGAGTTCATCCACGACGCGCTGCCCGAGAACGCCGAGCACATCAGCAAGCTGCTCGACGAGGCTCGCCTGCGCGACGCCGAGTCGCAGAACTTGGCCGCGTCGGCGCAGTACGCTGGCGACGAGGACCCGTACGTGAAGCCGCGCGTGATCGGCGAGGATGCTGAGGCACAAGCCGAGGAAGACGCCGGCTTCGACGAGGAACCGCCGCGCTAA
- a CDS encoding ketopantoate reductase family protein — protein sequence MRVAVLGAGAMGGTIAALLARAGHEVEVTARGAQLAAIEASGIRLSGAWGSFTAEVAAGGVLARRPDLAIVATKAMDAADAVSANAAMLRGVPLVVVQNGLGGLERVLDAAPGSDVIGALSLFAASFVEPGSVTVTAAAKTYLGIVRGPASAAEAAASVLGSAIPVVVTSDFEGARWTKLLVNQVNALPAITGLSVQDVIDEPRLRRIMTRSMRENARVGLARGVRFATLQGISPALVRLVAYAPLWLGERIPLGIRRYLGDVPNPGSTLQSIRRGQPSEVDYLNGAVVEAAAETDVATPVNAAMVQLVHEVERTGRHLSPDEVVARVPAR from the coding sequence ATGCGCGTGGCGGTATTAGGGGCGGGAGCCATGGGCGGCACGATCGCCGCGCTGCTCGCGAGGGCGGGGCACGAGGTCGAGGTGACCGCGCGGGGCGCCCAGTTGGCCGCGATCGAGGCCAGCGGCATCCGATTGTCCGGCGCGTGGGGATCGTTCACCGCTGAGGTGGCGGCCGGGGGCGTGCTTGCGCGGCGCCCGGACCTGGCGATCGTGGCGACCAAGGCGATGGATGCCGCGGACGCTGTGTCGGCGAACGCGGCGATGCTGCGCGGGGTGCCGCTGGTGGTGGTGCAGAACGGGCTCGGCGGGTTGGAGCGGGTGCTCGATGCCGCGCCGGGCTCGGACGTGATCGGGGCGCTGTCGTTGTTCGCGGCGTCGTTCGTTGAGCCGGGGTCGGTCACGGTGACCGCGGCGGCGAAGACGTACCTGGGCATCGTGCGCGGTCCGGCGTCGGCTGCCGAGGCCGCGGCATCCGTTCTGGGCAGCGCGATCCCGGTCGTGGTGACCTCCGACTTCGAGGGCGCCCGCTGGACCAAGCTGCTGGTCAACCAGGTGAACGCGCTGCCGGCGATCACCGGACTGAGCGTGCAGGACGTCATCGACGAGCCCAGGCTGCGCCGCATCATGACGCGCAGCATGCGGGAGAACGCCCGCGTCGGGCTGGCGCGCGGGGTGCGTTTCGCCACGCTGCAGGGCATCTCGCCCGCCCTGGTGCGCCTGGTGGCGTACGCGCCGCTGTGGCTGGGCGAGCGGATCCCGCTCGGCATCCGCCGGTACCTCGGCGACGTGCCGAACCCAGGGTCGACGCTGCAGTCGATCCGCCGCGGCCAGCCGAGCGAGGTCGACTACCTAAATGGTGCGGTGGTGGAGGCGGCGGCCGAAACGGATGTCGCGACCCCGGTGAACGCGGCGATGGTGCAGCTCGTGCACGAGGTGGAGCGCACCGGGCGGCACCTCTCCCCCGACGAGGTGGTGGCGCGCGTCCCTGCCCGCTGA
- a CDS encoding uridine kinase: protein MTTWAPAKRDILDALAAEILHNYGKGRAIVAIDGIDGAGTTAFADDLATAFKRAGHAVFRASIADFQRPRAERYSRGQDSAEGYYRDTFNYSVFRRVLIEPFRMGGSTGFVTRAFDAVRDIQVEPKWLTGPADAILIVDGIFLNRPELRGIWNYSAWLEVPQDVAEQRLREGDGSSAIGERERTGMQLYRADAKPTERAMALIDNSDPEHPTRIFADSC, encoded by the coding sequence ATGACGACATGGGCACCGGCGAAGCGAGACATCCTCGATGCGCTCGCCGCTGAGATCCTGCATAACTACGGCAAGGGCCGCGCAATCGTGGCCATCGACGGGATCGACGGCGCGGGCACCACGGCGTTCGCGGACGACCTCGCCACCGCGTTCAAGCGCGCAGGGCACGCCGTGTTCCGGGCCTCGATCGCCGACTTCCAGCGGCCGCGCGCCGAACGGTACAGCCGCGGTCAGGACTCCGCCGAGGGCTACTACCGCGACACCTTCAACTACTCGGTCTTCCGCCGGGTGCTGATCGAACCGTTCAGGATGGGCGGCAGCACCGGCTTCGTCACCCGCGCCTTCGACGCGGTGCGAGATATCCAGGTGGAACCGAAATGGCTTACCGGTCCCGCCGACGCCATCCTCATCGTCGACGGGATCTTCCTCAACCGCCCGGAGCTGCGCGGCATTTGGAACTACTCCGCCTGGCTGGAGGTGCCGCAGGATGTCGCGGAGCAGCGGCTCCGCGAGGGCGACGGCTCCTCGGCGATCGGTGAGCGCGAGCGCACAGGCATGCAGTTGTACCGCGCCGATGCGAAACCCACCGAGCGGGCGATGGCGCTGATCGACAACAGCGACCCGGAGCATCCGACCCGCATCTTCGCCGACTCCTGCTGA
- the truB gene encoding tRNA pseudouridine(55) synthase TruB → MTGTIGPRSGILLLDKPAGLTSHDVVSRVRKLANTRKVGHAGTLDPMATGLLVLGLNSSTRLLTYLVGLDKEYLATIRLGQSSTTDDAEGEISDTADTSAISDADLERQIATLTGPIEQVPSSVSAIKVDGRRAYDRARAGETVVLKSRPVTIHEFATLDIRRGEHLDLDVRIRCTSGTYIRALARDLGASLGVGGHLTALRRSQVGPFDVTDAATLTDATPESLAEQLQHPAGIASTLFGSVDLTAEQTRDLTQGKRITLDTADTEIAAAISPEGRLVGLLKVSAGTARPVVNFPTDEVLS, encoded by the coding sequence GTGACTGGCACCATCGGCCCCCGCAGCGGCATCCTGCTGCTCGACAAACCGGCGGGTCTGACCAGCCACGACGTGGTCTCCCGGGTGCGCAAGCTCGCCAACACCCGCAAGGTCGGCCACGCCGGCACCCTCGACCCGATGGCCACCGGGCTGCTCGTGCTCGGCCTGAACAGCTCCACCCGGCTGCTCACCTACCTCGTCGGCCTCGACAAGGAATACCTCGCCACCATCCGGCTCGGCCAGTCCTCGACGACGGATGACGCGGAGGGCGAGATCAGCGACACCGCCGACACCTCCGCGATCAGCGACGCCGACCTCGAGCGGCAGATCGCCACGCTCACCGGACCGATCGAGCAGGTCCCCTCCAGCGTCAGCGCCATCAAGGTCGACGGCCGCCGCGCCTACGACCGGGCCAGAGCGGGGGAGACCGTGGTGCTGAAGTCCCGCCCGGTCACCATCCACGAATTCGCCACCCTCGACATCCGCCGCGGCGAACACCTCGACCTCGACGTGCGCATCCGCTGCACCTCCGGCACCTACATTCGGGCGCTCGCCCGCGACCTCGGCGCCAGTCTCGGCGTCGGCGGACACCTCACCGCACTGCGCCGCAGCCAGGTCGGCCCATTCGACGTGACGGATGCCGCCACCCTGACCGACGCAACCCCCGAGTCGCTCGCCGAGCAGCTGCAGCACCCCGCAGGCATCGCCAGCACGCTGTTCGGCTCGGTCGACCTGACCGCGGAGCAGACCCGCGACCTGACCCAGGGCAAGCGGATCACCCTCGACACCGCCGACACGGAGATAGCCGCGGCGATCTCGCCCGAAGGGCGCCTGGTCGGCCTGCTCAAGGTCTCCGCTGGCACCGCCCGTCCGGTCGTCAACTTCCCCACCGACGAGGTGCTGTCGTGA
- a CDS encoding bifunctional riboflavin kinase/FAD synthetase has protein sequence MQLFTAQSDVPADFGPSAVTIGKFDGVHAGHRAVIAQLLRIADVENLTSTVVTFDRHPLALLRPEQCPEALLSNEQKIERLAETGVHATLMLTFDQEMSQQPPQEFIQKVLVDTLHAKVVFVGRDFRFGAKAAGTVGTLIDASAEGGFEVRVIEDVASGGGRRASSTWIREALGRGDVREAAEVLGHLPSVRSVVVPGERRGRELGFPTANLKPSVEGLIPADGVYAGWLSVDGATYPAAISVGNNPTFEGVPERQVEAYVLDEDIDLYGKTVEVSFVDRIRGMVKFSSIDDLIAELGDDVTRTRELLATALRPRRF, from the coding sequence ATGCAACTCTTCACCGCCCAGAGCGACGTACCCGCGGACTTCGGCCCGAGCGCGGTCACCATCGGCAAGTTCGACGGTGTGCATGCCGGACATCGCGCCGTCATCGCTCAATTGCTTCGAATTGCGGATGTCGAGAACCTCACCTCCACGGTGGTGACCTTCGACCGGCATCCGCTCGCCTTGCTGCGCCCCGAACAGTGCCCGGAGGCCCTGCTCAGCAATGAGCAGAAGATCGAACGCCTGGCCGAGACCGGGGTGCACGCCACGCTGATGCTCACCTTCGACCAGGAGATGAGCCAGCAGCCGCCGCAGGAGTTCATTCAGAAGGTGCTGGTCGACACGCTGCACGCGAAGGTGGTGTTCGTCGGCCGGGACTTCCGGTTCGGTGCGAAGGCGGCGGGCACCGTCGGCACGCTGATCGACGCCAGCGCGGAGGGCGGCTTCGAGGTGCGCGTGATCGAGGATGTGGCATCCGGAGGCGGGCGCCGCGCCTCCTCGACCTGGATCCGCGAGGCGCTCGGCCGCGGCGACGTGCGCGAGGCCGCCGAGGTGCTCGGTCACCTGCCGTCGGTGCGCTCGGTGGTCGTGCCCGGCGAACGGCGCGGCCGGGAACTCGGATTCCCCACCGCCAACCTCAAGCCCTCGGTCGAAGGGCTGATCCCCGCCGACGGCGTGTACGCCGGCTGGCTCTCGGTGGATGGCGCCACCTACCCCGCGGCAATCTCGGTGGGCAACAACCCGACGTTCGAGGGCGTTCCGGAACGTCAGGTCGAGGCCTACGTGCTCGATGAGGACATCGACCTGTACGGCAAGACAGTGGAGGTGTCCTTCGTCGACCGGATCCGTGGCATGGTGAAGTTCTCCTCGATCGACGACCTGATCGCGGAGCTCGGCGACGACGTGACGCGCACCCGGGAGTTGCTTGCCACGGCGCTGCGGCCGCGGCGCTTCTGA
- a CDS encoding CynX/NimT family MFS transporter, whose amino-acid sequence MTAPRSLPLWSGRTLALLSTLLIALNLRTAVTSVSPIVDQISVDIALNGTALGVLGMLPPAMFAASGLFTPWLARRLGLEATLAVASAVMVLGFTARALSVGYPMFLAASAVTLAATGVGNVLLPAVVKRYFPDRVGLMTSAYVSLLAISTTIPAAISVPIADAAGWRTALMTWAVLGLTALIPWVFMWLEHRKTLAAARRDPSPEVEEGPAEIVGALWRSRTTWALTLAFAVSSLNAYTMFAWLPELLMEQSQLSSVQAGVLLSVYAFIGLPLGLVMPFLTVRSRRPGLLVQLFTAQLLIGYSGLLLAPTLAPWLWVIIMGGPLLFPVTLTLINLHTRDHRVTTAVSGFVQGIGYSMGAVGPLLFGVLRDVSGSWTLPLVFLLLTAAGSLVAGILLSKPRMVDDELRAQ is encoded by the coding sequence GTGACTGCTCCGCGTTCCCTGCCGCTCTGGTCGGGCCGCACCCTGGCACTGCTCAGCACCCTGCTGATCGCCCTTAACCTGCGCACCGCGGTCACCTCGGTGTCGCCGATCGTCGACCAGATCAGCGTCGACATCGCCCTGAACGGCACCGCCCTCGGAGTGCTCGGCATGCTGCCGCCCGCCATGTTCGCGGCATCCGGACTCTTCACGCCCTGGCTTGCCCGTCGACTCGGCCTGGAAGCCACGCTGGCTGTCGCGAGCGCCGTCATGGTGCTCGGCTTCACGGCGCGTGCGCTGTCGGTCGGCTACCCGATGTTCCTCGCCGCCAGTGCCGTGACCCTGGCCGCGACCGGCGTGGGCAACGTGCTGCTGCCCGCGGTGGTCAAGCGCTACTTCCCCGACCGGGTGGGGCTGATGACCTCGGCCTACGTGTCGCTGCTGGCGATCAGCACCACCATTCCGGCGGCGATCTCGGTGCCGATCGCGGATGCCGCCGGCTGGCGCACCGCGCTGATGACCTGGGCGGTGCTCGGCCTCACCGCCCTGATCCCGTGGGTGTTCATGTGGCTGGAGCATCGCAAGACGCTCGCCGCCGCGCGCCGCGATCCGTCGCCAGAGGTCGAGGAGGGGCCGGCCGAGATCGTCGGCGCACTCTGGAGATCACGCACCACGTGGGCGCTGACGCTGGCGTTCGCGGTGTCGTCGCTGAACGCCTACACGATGTTCGCCTGGCTGCCCGAGCTGCTGATGGAGCAGTCCCAGCTGTCGTCGGTTCAGGCCGGAGTGCTGCTGTCGGTGTACGCGTTCATCGGGCTGCCGCTCGGGTTGGTGATGCCGTTCCTCACCGTGCGCAGCCGGCGGCCGGGCTTGCTGGTGCAACTGTTCACCGCGCAGCTGCTGATCGGGTATTCCGGGCTGCTGCTCGCGCCAACCCTGGCGCCGTGGCTGTGGGTGATCATCATGGGCGGGCCGCTGCTATTCCCGGTGACGCTCACCCTGATCAACCTGCACACTCGCGACCACCGGGTCACCACCGCGGTCAGCGGTTTCGTGCAGGGCATCGGGTACTCAATGGGCGCGGTCGGTCCGCTGCTGTTCGGTGTGCTGCGCGACGTCTCCGGATCGTGGACACTGCCGCTGGTCTTCCTTCTGCTCACCGCGGCCGGGTCGCTGGTCGCGGGCATCCTGCTGTCGAAACCGCGCATGGTCGACGACGAGCTGCGCGCGCAGTAG
- a CDS encoding ROK family protein: MPYALAVDFGGTKVEAALVDEHGVLLEGSRVRQLTGAATRSDRLAHAVREVASEALAGLPMGDVLVGVGIGCAGPITVAEGLVSPLNVAAWRDYPLRAQLESLVPEVPVRLQMDGLCITLAEHWVGAGVGCDNLMGMIVSTGIGGGLILGGHTVSGPTGNAGHIGHVGVGGFDERCACGGVGCVEAIASGPKTVAWARAQGWTGETGEDLAAGYAAGDDIAVRAVQRAGRALGQAIGSATSLVDLELVAIGGGFSHVSPDLFDIINQTIAERAAFGFVTKVRVVPSALSGEGPLIGAAALVHRPAVLAPA, encoded by the coding sequence ATGCCATACGCGCTGGCCGTCGATTTCGGCGGCACCAAGGTCGAAGCCGCCCTCGTCGACGAGCACGGGGTGCTGCTCGAGGGCAGCCGGGTGCGCCAGCTTACGGGCGCCGCCACCCGATCCGACAGGTTGGCGCACGCGGTGCGGGAGGTCGCCAGCGAGGCGCTCGCCGGACTGCCGATGGGCGACGTGCTGGTCGGCGTGGGCATCGGATGCGCCGGCCCGATCACCGTCGCCGAAGGCCTGGTCAGCCCACTCAACGTCGCGGCTTGGCGGGACTACCCGCTGCGAGCACAGCTCGAGTCGCTTGTACCCGAAGTTCCGGTCAGGCTGCAGATGGACGGGCTGTGCATCACGCTGGCCGAACACTGGGTGGGCGCCGGGGTCGGCTGCGACAACCTGATGGGCATGATCGTGTCGACCGGTATCGGTGGCGGGCTGATCCTCGGCGGCCATACCGTGTCGGGACCCACCGGCAACGCCGGCCACATCGGACACGTCGGCGTCGGCGGCTTCGACGAGCGCTGCGCCTGCGGCGGGGTCGGCTGCGTGGAGGCGATCGCGTCCGGCCCGAAGACGGTCGCCTGGGCCAGGGCGCAGGGCTGGACGGGCGAAACCGGCGAGGACCTCGCCGCCGGTTACGCCGCCGGCGACGACATCGCGGTGCGGGCGGTGCAGCGCGCCGGTCGTGCGCTCGGGCAGGCCATCGGCTCCGCGACATCCCTCGTCGATTTGGAATTGGTCGCGATCGGCGGCGGCTTCTCGCACGTCAGCCCCGACCTGTTCGACATCATCAACCAGACCATCGCGGAGCGGGCCGCGTTCGGCTTCGTCACCAAGGTGCGAGTGGTGCCCTCGGCGCTGTCGGGCGAAGGACCGCTGATCGGGGCGGCGGCGCTCGTCCACCGCCCGGCAGTGCTCGCGCCCGCCTGA
- a CDS encoding alpha/beta fold hydrolase, producing the protein MESPPAASGVVLLGGAGLHPWIWDAVAPQLSLPALVARYPRTAPPASLRQYAESVLQQIDDSGFSRVVLVGHSIGGVIGTELGSLMRGRVSGFLAIAAVVPKPGHGFVSSLPFPQRLVMGAMLRFAGTKPPADAIRSGLCNGLPTDVADRVVQEFSPESKLLYLDTIDGPLPDVPRGYVRTADDKELPERMQRRFRATLGGAFEAELPTGHLPMLVDPHATAAAINRFLETVRG; encoded by the coding sequence ATGGAATCACCGCCGGCAGCGTCGGGCGTGGTCCTGCTCGGCGGAGCGGGCCTGCACCCCTGGATCTGGGACGCGGTCGCGCCGCAACTCTCGCTGCCCGCCCTGGTGGCCCGCTATCCGCGCACGGCACCGCCGGCCAGCCTCCGGCAGTATGCCGAGAGCGTGCTGCAACAGATCGACGACTCCGGATTCAGCCGCGTGGTGCTGGTGGGGCACTCGATCGGCGGGGTGATCGGCACCGAGCTCGGCAGCTTGATGCGCGGCCGGGTGAGCGGGTTCCTCGCCATCGCGGCGGTGGTGCCGAAGCCGGGGCACGGATTCGTGTCGTCGCTACCGTTCCCGCAGCGACTGGTGATGGGCGCGATGCTGCGGTTCGCCGGCACCAAGCCTCCTGCCGATGCGATCCGCTCCGGTTTGTGCAACGGCCTGCCCACCGACGTGGCCGATCGCGTGGTGCAGGAGTTCAGCCCGGAATCCAAGCTGCTCTACCTGGACACGATCGACGGGCCGCTTCCCGACGTGCCGCGCGGCTATGTGCGCACCGCCGACGACAAGGAACTTCCCGAGCGGATGCAGCGGCGCTTTCGAGCCACCCTCGGTGGCGCGTTCGAGGCGGAGCTGCCGACCGGTCACCTGCCGATGCTCGTCGACCCGCACGCCACCGCCGCCGCCATCAACCGTTTCCTCGAGACGGTGCGCGGCTGA
- a CDS encoding A/G-specific adenine glycosylase → MPIAPPVIAWFREHARDLPWREPGFPAWGILVSEVMLQQTPVVRVIPRLEQWLERWPTPADLAADAPGEAVRAWARLGYPRRALNLHAAAVAITERHGGVVPHDVDELLALPGVGHYTARAVASFAFGLRHPVVDTNVRRVIARAIGGQGEAGPPKTRADLAAMEALLPEDAGEAKLANAALMELGAMVCTARAPRCEACPIAELCAWRLAGYPEYEGPRAAVQKKFEGSDRQVRGLIMAELRASDIPVSHAEIEQVWTDAAQRERALAGLLQDGLAVGDAASGYRLP, encoded by the coding sequence GTGCCGATCGCTCCCCCCGTCATCGCCTGGTTTCGGGAGCATGCGCGGGATCTGCCGTGGCGCGAGCCGGGTTTCCCGGCGTGGGGCATCCTGGTCAGCGAGGTGATGCTGCAGCAGACGCCGGTCGTCCGAGTGATCCCGCGACTCGAGCAGTGGCTGGAGCGGTGGCCGACGCCGGCTGATCTCGCCGCCGACGCGCCGGGCGAGGCGGTGCGCGCCTGGGCACGACTGGGTTATCCGCGGCGGGCGCTCAATCTGCACGCGGCCGCGGTGGCGATCACCGAACGGCACGGCGGGGTGGTGCCGCACGACGTGGACGAACTGCTGGCACTGCCGGGCGTGGGCCACTACACCGCGCGGGCCGTCGCGTCGTTCGCCTTTGGGCTGCGGCATCCGGTGGTAGACACGAACGTGCGACGGGTGATCGCCCGGGCGATCGGCGGGCAGGGCGAGGCCGGGCCGCCGAAGACGCGCGCCGACCTCGCCGCGATGGAGGCGCTGCTGCCCGAGGATGCCGGCGAGGCGAAACTGGCCAACGCGGCGCTGATGGAGCTCGGCGCAATGGTGTGCACCGCCCGCGCCCCACGCTGTGAGGCATGCCCGATCGCCGAACTCTGCGCGTGGCGGTTGGCGGGCTATCCCGAGTACGAGGGACCGCGCGCGGCCGTGCAGAAGAAGTTCGAGGGCAGCGACCGTCAGGTGCGCGGCCTGATCATGGCGGAACTGCGCGCCAGCGACATCCCCGTCAGTCATGCCGAAATTGAGCAGGTCTGGACGGATGCCGCCCAGCGCGAGCGTGCACTGGCGGGGTTGCTGCAGGACGGCCTCGCGGTCGGCGACGCCGCGTCGGGCTACCGGCTGCCCTGA